The Plasmodium malariae genome assembly, chromosome: 3 genome window below encodes:
- the PmUG01_03019700 gene encoding peptide chain release factor 2, putative translates to MFFNLAFPFFYLNVIIHVNFINCFIKISERTGFIHVSLASKKVTRPLRHLPLYSLSKNSFVAINKRLEDIGIYPKDIEETFIKGTGKGGQKVNKTNNCVMIKCNDMNEDKIIIKCHKYRCLQKNRTYARELLYKKITSIKEKVEEDISNRIEKEKRRILKITDREKKESINYKKRRSTIKSDRQKIIRFESDDIA, encoded by the exons atgttttttaatttagcattcccctttttttatttaaatgtaattattCATGTAAACTTTATTAACTGCTTCATTAAAATTAGCGAG CGCACAGGTTTCATACACGTATCACTTGCGTCCAAGAAGGTAACAAGACCTTTGCGCCATTTACCCCTATACAGTTTATCAAAAAACAGTTTTGTAGCAATAAACAAAAGATTAGAAGATATAGGAATATATCCTAAAGATATTGAAGAAACTTTTATTAAAGGAACAGGAAAAGGAGGACAGaaagtaaataaaacaaataattgtGTAATGATAAAATGTAACGACATGAATGAagacaaaataattataaaatgtcATAAATACag GTGTTTACAGAAAAATAGAACATATGCACGCGAATtgttatacaaaaaaataacgtcaataaaagaaaaagtagaaGAGGATATTTCTAATCGCATTGAA aaagaaaaaagaagaatattAAAGATTACGGATAGGGAAAAGAAGGAGtcaataaattacaaaaaaagaagatcTACAATAAAAAGTGATagacaaaaaattataagattTGAAAGTGATGATATTGcttga
- the RPA1 gene encoding replication protein A1, large subunit, putative, protein MNRNEEILSKATPNFIYKFFTEPNSEEALSWLNTEIKLICFSQMNAGASQVFLKVIDGTIPPEYYAIVHLGIEDNNNFSSTISFVKKIIKIENFSITNYYGKLFILAKKVSIFLNIENFDIEDLFRKYHLQSISYYLLNSQQDNSPRENSTRGDNEYNYDNKYRGGNSNISSNNNNSNNSNNSNNSNNINNINNINNHSSSSINSSNNNNNHRVTNEFYCENKPRDSEYTRATIDYNNNRLNIKNFYESNEYYENNMRGNKEKYHHVPNENFVKEPSGPNDNSGYRDNLANRENITHRENLSYGENQIHGLNPSYRESLKSPNNSRVGDSNINNRNYEEGHMVDLQNRGKFSYNNERTNCASYNNYTNYTNCTNYPSNVRDYKSNNEGRSSPQPKHSEYRENGGYNKRNNTINYDRNKYLSENESYNSNSKSNNNSNSNIINSKSKTHIISRDVVMSSGRNNNYDENIHRNGGAYRGEYNFEVGVSNSINKNYSDNNSDPRNDNINDYNNDNNNDNNNNDNNNNNNNNDYAKNGIKGLNSSPHEGKLLEGEKESYIMSNMYGIRRHTDERSHNCRSYNGSNLNNRNYLDDGNYNISSGSIHGIDIPSGGARNILSGIDHTRDREQEKIKNVGSYRQGKEDIYYNRKKNDHGENSIHADEEGKMYIGRNAESYNSSAKLSKNEEGINEGYCRRSAEYDSSGNNISNNYGNSYGNNNGNNNGNNNYGNNKISSKEENLFSSYNQTDEGRKHMRSESVGSLQETKETLNNDIDELSSDRRNEIKMLKENTLSRKIRKNNPYQSNPSQSNTYQSNNAVIKTNDGILMQINKLSQYSSKWIIKARVQSKDNIRKFYSGNKEGKVFNIELCDEDGEIKGNFFGKAVDKWYDFLQVGKIYKISKGNIKAANKKFNTLKHDCEITLDENSIIELLEENDFNIPKFIYNFTYIDNIKNMNTGSLVDVIGIVFNFQETMQILIKKTGQYKEKRDLILIDDSNDTINVTLWGDHALKIEEMDLKDNCIVCFKYLKVGEWKGKKLESHIKTKIEINPEIDRAYILKNWWINNKKNMHALVNLNSNNFNIELQKTIEEIKKDVNVANEDALSGKGIIFTTFGFIDHIYNTIPVYSACPDCNKKMITNNIADEEIETSQLLDESMYCAKCNKNNIPIYNYSINLKITDSTDSLRASAFSNCAKTIMNGLSADEFMKLRQEYVTQENIENFDLIEKVKLKEFFFRIKAYMTSHMDELKKNYTIIEIIPLSKLLLDNCRYLVKSIRTLTEKRELENE, encoded by the coding sequence atgaatagaaACGAAGAGATTTTAAGTAAGGCTACGCctaactttatatataaattttttaccgAACCAAATTCAGAAGAAGCGTTAAGTTGGTTGAACACTGAAATAAAGTTGATTTGTTTTAGTCAAATGAATGCAGGGGCGAGTcaagtttttttaaaagttattGATGGAACAATACCACCTGAGTATTATGCTATTGTACATTTAGGCATAGAGGACAATAACAACTTTAGTTCTACTATATCGttcgtaaaaaaaataattaaaattgaaaatttttctattacGAATTATTATGGAAAACTTTTCATTCTAGCGAAAAAGGTTAgtatctttttaaatatagaaaattttgatattgaagatttatttagaaaatatcACTTACAAAGTATATCTTATTATCTGTTAAATTCACAACAGGATAATAGTCCAAGGGAAAATTCCACTCGTGGGGATAACGAATATAATTATGACAACAAATACAGAGgtggtaatagtaatattagtagtaataataataatagtaataacagtaataacagtaataacagtaataacattaataacattaataacattaataaccatagtagtagtagtattaatagcagtaataataataataaccaTAGAGTTACTAACGAATTTTATTGTGAAAATAAACCCAGAGATAGTGAATATACACGCGCTACGATCgattacaataataatagacttaatattaaaaatttttatgaatcaaatgaatattatgaaaataatatgcgGGGTAACAAGGAAAAGTACCATCATGTACCCAACGAAAATTTTGTGAAAGAACCGAGTGGTCCGAATGATAATTCGGGTTATAGGGACAATTTAGCAAATAGAGAAAATATCACCCATAGGGAAAATTTATCGTATGGGGAAAATCAAATCCATGGTTTGAATCCCAGTTATCGTGAAAGTTTGAAAAGCCCAAATAACAGCAGAGTTGGGGATagcaatataaataatagaaattatGAAGAAGGTCATATGGTGGATTTACAGAATAGAGGAAagttttcatataataatgaaagaaCTAATTGTGCAAGTTATAACAATTACACGAATTACACAAATTGCACTAATTACCCATCCAATGTAAGGGATTATAAGAGTAATAATGAGGGGAGAAGCTCACCTCAACCAAAGCACAGTGAATATAGAGAGAATGGAGGTTATAACAAAAGGAATAACACAATTAATTATGACagaaacaaatatttatccGAGAATGAATCTTACAATAGTAACagtaaaagtaataataatagcaacagtaatattattaacagtAAGAGCAAAACACACATTATAAGCAGAGACGTTGTTATGAGCAGTGGGAGGAACAACAACTACGACGAAAATATTCATAGGAACGGTGGTGCATACAGAGGGGAATATAATTTCGAGGTTGGAGTAAGTAacagtattaataaaaattatagtgATAATAACAGTGATCCTcgtaatgataatattaatgattataataatgataataataatgataataataataatgataataataataataataataataatgactATGCAAAAAATGGAATCAAGGGTTTAAATTCTTCCCCACACGAGGGAAAATTGCTTGAAGGAGAGAAGGAATCATATATTATGAGCAACATGTATGGGATTAGAAGACACACCGATGAAAGAAGTCATAACTGCAGAAGCTACAACGGAAGTAACCTCAACAACAGAAACTATCTTGATGATGGAAACTATAACATTAGTAGTGGAAGTATTCACGGTATTGATATCCCGAGCGGTGGTGCAAGAAACATCCTAAGTGGTATTGATCATACCCGAGATAGGGAGCAGGAAAAGATCAAAAATGTGGGTAGCTATAGACAAGGAAAAGAAGACATCTACTATAATAGGAAGAAAAATGATCATGGTGAAAATAGCATTCATGCTGATGAAGAAGGGAAAATGTATATAGGGAGGAACGCTGAAAGTTACAACAGTAGTGCGAAACTAAGTAAAAATGAGGAAGGTATAAATGAAGGGTATTGTCGTCGCTCTGCGGAATACGATAGTAGTGGTAAcaatattagtaataattatGGTAACAGTTATGGCAATAATAATGGCAATAATAATggcaataataattatggtaataataaaattagtagTAAAGAAGAGAATCTGTTTTCCAGCTACAATCAAACAGATGAGGGAAGGAAACACATGAGAAGCGAAAGCGTTGGGAGCTTGCAAGAAACAAAGGAAACGCTAAACAATGATATAGATGAGTTATCATCAGACAgaagaaatgaaataaaaatgttaaaagaGAATACATTAAGTAGGAAAATTAGGAAAAACAATCCTTATCAGAGTAACCCTTCTCAGAGTAACACATATCAGAGTAATAATGCCGtgataaaaacaaatgatGGAATATTAATGCAAATAAATAAGCTATCTCAATACTCTTCAAAATGGATTATCAAAGCTAGGGTTCAGTCCAAAGataatattagaaaattttaCTCAGGTAATAAAGAAGGAAAAGTATTTAATATAGAATTATGTGATGAAGATGGTGAGATAAAAGGGAATTTTTTTGGTAAGGCAGTTGATAAATGGTATGATTTTTTACAAgtaggaaaaatatataaaataagtaaaggAAATATAAAAGCAGCAAATAAGAAATTTAATACTTTAAAACATGATTGTGAAATTACCTTAGATGAAAATTCTATTATAGAATTATTAGAAGAAAATGATTTTAATATtccaaaatttatttataattttacttatatagataatattaaaaatatgaatacaGGTTCTTTAGTAGATGTAATTGGAATTGTATTCAATTTTCAAGAGACTATGCAAATTTTGATTAAAAAAACAGGACagtataaagaaaaaagggatttaatattaatagatgATAGTAATGATACTATTAATGTAACCTTATGGGGTGACCATGCTctaaaaatagaagaaatgGATTTAAAGGATAACTGTATTGTCTGTTTTAAGTATTTAAAAGTTGGGGAATGGAAAGGCAAAAAATTAGAATCTCATATCAAaacaaaaattgaaataaatcCAGAAATTGATAGagcttatattttaaaaaattggtggatcaataataaaaaaaatatgcatgctttagttaatttaaatagtaataatttcaatatagaattacaaaaaactattgaagaaattaaaaaagatgtCAACGTAGCAAATGAAGATGCTCTATCAGGAAaaggaattatttttacaacttTTGGATTTATagatcatatatataatactataCCTGTATATTCCGCTTGTCCTGATTGTAATAAGAAAATGATTACTAATAATATAGCCGATGAAGAGATAGAAACATCTCAACTTTTGGATGAATCAATGTATTGTGCCaagtgtaataaaaataatattcctatttataattattctattaatttaaaaattactgATAGCACTGATTCGTTAAGAGCTTCTGCCTTTTCCAATTGTGCAAAAACAATTATGAACGGCCTATCCGCTGATGAGTTTATGAAACTAAGACAAGAATATGTTACACaagaaaatattgaaaattttgatTTAATTGAAAAAGTCAAACTAAAAGAATTCTTTTTTCGAATTAAAGCCTATATGACATCTCACATGGATGAGCTAAAAAAGAACTACACTATAATTGAAATAATTCCCCTCAGCAAATTGCTGCTTGACAACTGCAGGTATTTGGTTAAGTCCATTAGGACCCTTACAGAGAAGAGGGAATTAGAAAACGAGTGA
- the PmUG01_03019800 gene encoding zinc finger protein, putative gives MDESINLSDNKNINKSYDIKNIYNIKKEDVIVQEYMNVNNNSTINIDNKDQVNIYIENRDLNKKTYNCYTCNIQIYNYSFFRYHFKSEWHKYNLKRKLLNLNAVNELAFNEKVQILKKSEEGKGKGKGKGKEQEGNNLNTSKKHSNSNYKKKKGKKNNGEDYNHKKVNNSNSNRNSNNEGSSYDIQKVKYATKEEVLLNRNVKYDNPLVCFFDNRIFNTIDENIKHMNDNYTFYIPDQKYVTDIEKVLLTIGKKIYEENKCIYCFRYSKCVKSLQSHMICKSHTKVHTDFFVFIQKYYDFSKTYVDLLNKYINSKEDKELLIYMLHKRRKDKISLKCQASEKHNKDNTTKNYGVSDDKQNVDNVEDEKSPDDSKQGNVFNHGKGINSNVCTVHNGSNVNGVNDIKYRKLHSSEGENIDDYNSNNYNKQHKYESDNNDDYKVKEEDLSKNLSYDTIYEVLEEFGYIKPELNEYNNLILPDGSEAINRKIAYIFKQKLPLENRTDLKCNKMDVMKKKESNQYNKKYKYYIDIAKKYGLDLNVKTNKLNRFYKSDTMFFL, from the coding sequence ATGGATGAAAGTATCAATTTATCAGacaataaaaacattaacaaatcgtatgatataaaaaatatatacaacataaaaaaagaggatGTGATTGTTCAGGAATATATGAACGTAAATAATAACTCAACAATTAATATAGATAACAAGGAtcaagtaaatatatatattgaaaatagggacttgaataaaaaaacatataactGTTATACTTGTAACATACAGATTTATaactattctttttttcgatATCATTTTAAATCTGAGTGGcacaaatataatttaaagagaaaattattaaacctAAATGCAGTTAACGAGTTAgcttttaatgaaaaagtgcaaattttaaaaaagagtgaggaaggaaaaggaaaaggaaaaggaaaaggaaaagaacaGGAGGGAAATAATCTTAATACGTCCAAAAAGCATAGTAAcagtaattataaaaaaaaaaaaggaaaaaaaaacaatggAGAAGATTATaaccataaaaaagtaaataatagtaatagtaataggaatagtaataatgaaGGAAGTAGCTATGATATACAAAAAGTGAAATATGCTACAAAAGAAGAGGTGCTATTAAACAGAAATGTAAAGTATGATAACCCCTTAGTCTGTTTTTTTGATAACAGAATTTTTAATACCattgatgaaaatataaaacatatgaatgataattatactttttatattcctGATCAAAAATATGTAACGGACATAGAAAAAGTACTTTTAACCatagggaaaaaaatatatgaagagAATAAATGCATTTATTGTTTTCGATATTCCAAATGTGTTAAATCTTTACAATCACATATGATATGTAAAAGTCATACGAAAGTACACACcgatttttttgtatttattcaaaaatattatgattttTCAAAAACATATGttgatttattaaataaatatattaacagtaaagaagataaagaattacttatttatatgttacaCAAAAGAAGAAAGGATAAAATATCTTTAAAGTGTCAGGCAAGTGAAAAACATAACAAGGATAatacaacaaaaaattatggagTAAGTGATGATAAGCAAAACGTGGATAATGTTGAAGATGAAAAGAGCCCTGATGATAGCAAACAAGGCAATGTATTCAACCATGGAAAAGGCATTAACAGTAATGTATGTACCGTTCACAATGGAAGCAATGTAAATGGTGTAAACGATATCAAGTATAGAAAATTGCATTCTTCCGAAGGAGAGAACATTGATGACTACAACAGTAATAACTATAACAAGCAACATAAGTATGAAAGTGACAACAATGACGATTACAAAGTGAAAGAAGAGGACTTGAGTAAGAACCTAAGTTATGATACTATTTATGAAGTCCTTGAAGAATTTGGTTATATAAAACCTgaattaaatgaatacaataatttaatattaccGGATGGATCCGAAGCAATTAATAGGAAaatagcatatatatttaaacaaaaattgcCTCTTGAAAATAGGACAgatttaaaatgtaataagaTGGatgttatgaaaaaaaaagagagcaatcagtataacaaaaaatataaatactacATTGATATTGCTAAAAAATATGGCTTAGATTTAAATGTGAAGACAAACAAGTTAAACAGGTTTTATAAAAGTGATACtatgttttttctttaa
- the PmUG01_03019900 gene encoding actin-like protein, putative: protein MELEEDDIPVIILDPGTWMIKIGFANDDLPTLQIPCLYLEKELANSRVVKFGVDAVEDYMLIKYGGAKSDKEKEKTPDIYSELVSMKMTFADPRHPLSNNDFAHLLELYNHLIKQLNISTSDYSLLVAIPEAVEKLYISNLLNWAFKNHNFISISFIYNSLAAAYYYGLKTAIVIDLGENGSRITPIAENHGAFLESARNSEIGGHLISKYISNFVKINDNYIDYILVQNYKELNSYVSLNIDRNIKIATDCNGLNKPYKIPYTNLYIDPKAEVLCHEIYFQPEFLAHLPGNFYKQNIISLSHLVFESVCSCPMDLRKQILNNIVLVGGVSNCINIRERLHKEMKHILRLKNYSENTKIYIKHMRMSDIASYLGCKKYGKILYFNKKKWVTRQEYYTLAKNQVMQKLLMWANVL, encoded by the exons atggaaCTTGAAGAAGATGATATTCCTGTCATAATTTTGGATCCGGGCACAtg GATGATAAAAATTGGATTTGCGAACGACGACCTGCCTACACTTCAAATACCTTGTTTATATTTAGA AAAAGAACTAGCAAACTCGAGAGTtgtaaaa TTCGGTGTAGATGCTGTCGAAGACtacatgttaataaaatatggagGCGCTAAAtcagataaagaaaaagagaaaacgCCGGATATCT ACAGCGAATTAGTAAGTATGAAAATGACATTTGCTGACCCTCGCCATCCTTTGAGCAATAACGATTTCGCTCATTTATTGGAATTATATAACCATCTCATAAAG CAACTAAATATAAGTACAAGCGACTACAGTTTACTTGTCGCAATTCCCGAAGCggttgaaaaattatatatatcaaatttGTTAAATTGGGCATTCAAGAACCATAACTTCATTTCcatatcttttatttacaaCTCCCTCGCAGCTGCTTACTATTATGGACTTAAGACAG CCATTGTTATCGACTTGGGGGAAAACGGAAGCAGAATTACCCCCATTGCAGAAAACCATGGTGCATTTCTAGAGAGTGCAAGAAATAGCGAAATTGGTGGACACTTAATAAGTAAATACATTTccaattttgtaaaaataaacgaTAATTATATTGACTATATACTAGTTCAGaattataaagaattaaatagTTATGTAAGTCTTAACATAGAtagaaacataaaaatagcTACAGATTGCAATGGGTTAAATAAGCCATATAAAATTCCATAtactaatttatatatagatcCTAAGGCAGAAGTATTATGTcatgaaatttattttcagcCTGAATTTTTAGCACATTTGCCaggaaatttttataaacaaaatataatatcattaagTCATTTAGTATTTGAATCTGTTTGTTCTTGTCCTATGGACTTAAGAAAACAAATCTTAAATAACATAGTGTTAGTTGGAGGAGTATCTAATTGTATCAATATACGTGAAAGACTCCACAAGGAAATGAAGCACATCTTAAGacttaaaaattatagtgaaaacacaaaaatttacataaaacaTATGAGAATGTCAGACATTGCCTCTTATTTGGgctgtaaaaaatatggaaaaatcctctacttcaataaaaaaaaatgggtaACTAGACAGGAATATTATACATTAGCTAAAAATCAGGTCATGCAAAAGCTCTTGATGTGGGCCAACGTTCTATAG